The DNA sequence GCCTGTCTTCCAGGTATTGAAGAATGGGGCCTTCGTTACCGCTCGAACTGGGAATTTCGATGAGCCTTACAAGCTCATCTGCAAGCCGATCAAAGCGATCGTCTTTCATTAAAAACACCCCCTTGAAGCTCCCGCTTCCAAATCACCTCCGCGAACATCTTTTTAAAAAGAGCAACTTAGAGGTTTTAATTATTATAACATAAAATGGAGGCATAACTTCGGCTCATCTGGTCCTTTGTAATATCCATACCCCCAATATTGCAACAGAGCCGCCGATGACGGATAAAAGGGATGGAATCTCTTCGAGCCACACCCAGGCTATAAATATGGCCAGCACGGGATTTAAAAATAAGCTGCTCGCTACCAGCGAAGCCGGATTTCTTGACGAAGCATAGGCCCAACCTGCATATCCGATGCAGGTAGGAAATATCGCAAGATATACGACGGTGAGGGTAGCCGATAGAGGAGCTGCTGCAACGGCGTCAAAGAGGCCCTTTCCAAAGGGCATCATCAAAATGGTACCGGCTATTATCACGTAGGAGGTAAGCCTGAAGGCACCATATTTAGGCAAAAGCTTCTTCTGAAATACGAAATAAAAGGATTCCATAAAGGCTGCACACAATATCCATAGGGCTCCAAGGGATATCCTGATTCCGCTTTCCCCCACTGCAATAAGGGCGGCACCGGCGAAACTCACGGCTATGCCGATCCACCCCAGAAAGGTCATCTTTTCTTTCAACCCGATGACCGCTATGATGGCCGTGAACACGGGCGCAGTGGAGATCAAGAGGCTGGACGATCCGGCAGAGACGGTCTGCTCTCCAATGCAAAGAGGTATATGATAAAGAAGCATGCCAGTAGCGGCGAGGAAAAATATGAAGGGCAGATCACTAAGATCCGGCAATCCAAACTTAAATAGCAGGAAGGGAAGCAGAATTATCGATGATGTGATGAAACGTAGAACTGCCAAATGAAGCGGAGAATAAAACGATAACCCCGCCTTTATGGCAGCAAAGGCCGATGACCAAACCAGCAATGTCACCATTAGAGCTATCAGGCTGGGCCAATCTACAGATTCCTTTAATCCAATTTCGGCTTCGGCAAACTTTGGCTCTCTAGCGTTCATTTCGTCTTTCTTCGCTTTCCCCTCGTATCCGCGGCTTCCATGATCGGAAACAGAATGATCTCTGTTAAGAACCTCGACTTACATTTTAGCTCATATATGAAGTATAATGAATTTTGAAAATCATACTAAATTAAGGGGGGATTTGCCAATGGCCGAATATCATGAACCCGTGGAAGAGATCTCCGCAAAGGATAGAGATTTCCATCGAGCTCTTGCCAGCCTCAAGGAAGAAGTCGAAGCGGTCATGTGGTATAACGACAGGGCGGCAACGACACAGGACCCTACGATCAAGGCCGTCATAGAGCATAACA is a window from the Acetomicrobium flavidum genome containing:
- a CDS encoding DMT family transporter yields the protein MNAREPKFAEAEIGLKESVDWPSLIALMVTLLVWSSAFAAIKAGLSFYSPLHLAVLRFITSSIILLPFLLFKFGLPDLSDLPFIFFLAATGMLLYHIPLCIGEQTVSAGSSSLLISTAPVFTAIIAVIGLKEKMTFLGWIGIAVSFAGAALIAVGESGIRISLGALWILCAAFMESFYFVFQKKLLPKYGAFRLTSYVIIAGTILMMPFGKGLFDAVAAAPLSATLTVVYLAIFPTCIGYAGWAYASSRNPASLVASSLFLNPVLAIFIAWVWLEEIPSLLSVIGGSVAILGVWILQRTR